A genomic segment from Deltaproteobacteria bacterium encodes:
- the fabD gene encoding [acyl-carrier-protein] S-malonyltransferase — translation MHTALLFPGQGSQKVGMGRAVAEAFAEARAVFEEADDALGFAISKLCFEGPEEELTRTANTQPAILTTSIAVLRALQARVPLAFDAAAGHSLGEWTALVATGALRLGDAVRLVRLRGEAMQRAVPEGVGAMAAIVGLDGDRVAALCAEASTGAEVCSPANLNGGGQVVISGHTPAVDRAMAAAKAAGARLVRKLAVSAPFHCALMQPAADALADALAPVEVRAPAVPVYANVTAEPHGDPDAIKARLVDQVTAPVQWERTVQRMAAAGMRRAYEVGPGRVLAGLVKRIAPDVAVAGVAEPEDIDNLARAEG, via the coding sequence ATGCACACTGCACTGTTGTTTCCGGGGCAAGGATCGCAAAAGGTCGGCATGGGCCGCGCCGTCGCCGAGGCGTTCGCCGAGGCGCGCGCCGTGTTCGAGGAGGCGGACGACGCGCTCGGGTTTGCCATCTCGAAGCTGTGCTTCGAGGGACCGGAGGAGGAACTCACGCGCACGGCGAACACCCAGCCGGCGATCTTGACGACCTCGATCGCCGTGTTGCGAGCGCTTCAGGCCCGCGTGCCGCTGGCGTTCGACGCGGCGGCCGGCCACTCGCTCGGCGAGTGGACCGCGCTCGTCGCGACCGGCGCGCTGCGCCTCGGCGATGCGGTCCGGCTCGTTCGCCTGCGCGGCGAGGCGATGCAGCGGGCGGTGCCGGAGGGGGTGGGCGCGATGGCGGCCATCGTCGGCCTCGACGGCGACCGGGTCGCGGCCCTGTGCGCCGAGGCGTCCACCGGCGCCGAGGTGTGCAGCCCGGCGAACCTCAACGGCGGCGGCCAGGTCGTCATCTCCGGCCACACGCCGGCGGTCGACCGGGCGATGGCGGCCGCGAAGGCGGCGGGGGCGCGTCTCGTGCGCAAGCTCGCGGTGAGCGCGCCGTTTCACTGCGCGCTGATGCAGCCGGCCGCCGACGCGCTCGCCGACGCGCTCGCGCCGGTCGAGGTGCGGGCGCCGGCCGTGCCGGTGTACGCGAACGTGACCGCCGAGCCGCACGGCGATCCGGACGCCATCAAGGCGCGCCTGGTCGACCAGGTGACGGCGCCGGTGCAGTGGGAACGGACGGTGCAGCGGATGGCGGCGGCCGGGATGCGGCGGGCCTACGAGGTCGGCCCGGGGCGCGTGCTCGCCGGCCTCGTCAAGCGGATCGCGCCGGACGTGGCGGTCGCGGGCGTCGCCGAACCGGAGGACATCGACAACCTGGCACGCGCGGAGGGATGA
- the plsX gene encoding phosphate acyltransferase PlsX, whose translation MGGDRAPGPEVAGAVAAVRSAPVEVILVGDEPRLRTELARLGADREPRLSIRHATQVVTMDDHPSQAFRKKRDSSLRVAFDLVAAGDAAAVVSAGNSGAVLGHALFVLKRLPGVERPGIVTVFPTPDGTLVLCDMGANVDVRPTMLAQFGVLGAAYDRILHGRARPRVGLLSNGTELTKGTELTREAHALLEAAASHPDAAFDYVGYVEGSSLFHGVCDVVATDGFTGNVVLKVSEGVSEAVFRMVKQQLMASVRGRLAGVLARPAMVALKRTIDASETGGALLLGVRGVVVICHGRSDEVAIRNAIVASDRFVAGGLTERLGDALARHARLWESVPAA comes from the coding sequence ATGGGGGGCGACCGCGCGCCCGGTCCCGAGGTGGCCGGCGCGGTGGCCGCCGTGCGCTCGGCGCCGGTCGAGGTGATCTTGGTCGGCGACGAGCCCCGCCTGCGGACGGAGCTGGCGCGGCTCGGCGCCGACCGCGAGCCGCGGCTGTCGATCCGCCACGCGACGCAAGTCGTGACGATGGACGATCACCCCAGCCAGGCGTTTCGCAAAAAACGCGACTCGTCGCTGCGCGTCGCGTTCGACCTGGTCGCCGCCGGCGATGCCGCCGCGGTCGTGTCGGCCGGCAACTCCGGCGCGGTGCTCGGCCACGCGCTGTTCGTGCTCAAGCGGTTGCCGGGGGTCGAGCGGCCCGGCATCGTCACCGTGTTTCCGACGCCGGACGGCACGCTCGTGCTGTGCGACATGGGCGCCAACGTCGACGTCCGGCCGACCATGCTCGCCCAGTTCGGCGTGCTCGGCGCCGCCTACGATCGCATCTTGCACGGCCGCGCGCGCCCGCGCGTCGGCTTGCTGTCCAACGGGACGGAACTCACCAAGGGGACCGAACTCACTCGCGAGGCCCACGCGCTGCTCGAGGCGGCCGCCAGCCATCCCGACGCCGCGTTCGACTACGTCGGCTACGTCGAGGGCTCGTCGCTGTTTCACGGCGTGTGCGACGTCGTCGCGACCGACGGGTTCACCGGCAACGTGGTGCTCAAGGTGAGCGAGGGGGTCTCCGAGGCGGTGTTCCGGATGGTGAAACAGCAACTGATGGCGTCGGTGCGCGGCCGGCTCGCCGGCGTGCTGGCCAGGCCGGCGATGGTCGCGCTCAAGCGCACGATCGACGCATCGGAGACCGGCGGCGCGCTGCTGCTCGGCGTGCGCGGCGTCGTCGTCATCTGCCACGGCCGCAGCGACGAGGTCGCGATTCGCAACGCGATCGTCGCGTCGGATCGGTTCGTGGCCGGCGGCCTGACCGAGCGGCTGGGCGACGCGCTCGCGCGCCACGCGCGCCTGTGGGAGAGCGTGCCGGCGGCGTGA
- a CDS encoding 50S ribosomal protein L32 translates to MALQKRRLGRSRVRHRRSAWAASFKKPLVGTCPKCGAPRLPHRVCLECGTYRGEQVVEGRAEDTE, encoded by the coding sequence ATGGCACTGCAGAAACGTCGTCTCGGTCGCTCGCGCGTGCGGCACCGCCGCTCGGCCTGGGCCGCGAGCTTCAAGAAGCCGCTGGTCGGCACCTGCCCGAAGTGCGGCGCGCCCCGGCTGCCGCACCGGGTCTGCCTCGAGTGCGGGACGTATCGGGGCGAACAGGTCGTCGAGGGGCGCGCGGAGGACACGGAATAG
- a CDS encoding DUF177 domain-containing protein produces MKPELSFRLRDLPETRDVALEEAFVREALAAVPGQDQLDEPPAGAAPDRVHLHVEVTVEHRTAFAVGRLTGTIAVACSRCLGRVTLAVDEPFSLTFLPRSEFDAEPDDGDVELDADDLDVSAHDGETVDLAAAIRDHLVLSVPYAPLCADDCKGLCAQCGADLNAGACACPPAAADSPWAAALSKLKLE; encoded by the coding sequence ATGAAGCCCGAGCTGTCCTTCCGCCTCCGCGACCTGCCCGAGACGCGCGATGTCGCGCTCGAGGAGGCGTTCGTGCGCGAGGCGCTCGCGGCGGTGCCGGGCCAGGACCAGCTCGACGAGCCGCCCGCCGGCGCGGCGCCGGACCGGGTCCACCTGCACGTCGAGGTCACCGTCGAGCACCGCACGGCGTTCGCCGTCGGCCGCCTCACGGGGACAATCGCCGTCGCGTGCAGCCGGTGTCTCGGCCGCGTGACGCTCGCCGTCGACGAGCCGTTTTCGCTCACGTTCCTGCCGCGGTCCGAGTTCGACGCCGAGCCGGACGACGGCGACGTGGAACTCGACGCCGACGACCTCGACGTGTCCGCCCACGACGGCGAGACGGTCGACCTCGCGGCGGCGATTCGCGATCACCTGGTGTTGTCGGTGCCGTACGCGCCGCTGTGCGCCGACGATTGCAAGGGGTTGTGCGCCCAGTGCGGCGCCGACCTCAACGCGGGCGCGTGCGCCTGTCCTCCCGCCGCCGCGGATTCGCCGTGGGCGGCCGCGCTGTCGAAACTCAAACTCGAATAG
- a CDS encoding MCE family protein, with product MKNLSQGIKVGILVLLMTVGSYGVWKMIGRRASGGGSYALAAQFRDASGLPIGSRVVIAGLPVGEIAELQIQGRYARVVMKLRDDLRDKVYDNAVAMKKSSSLLGDYYIEIDPGTPTSIDPAGDRRTHAPLPDGAEIERVVEATSPDALMRRIEQSMPKVDEVLVSVRDLSEDVRALVNGPIASMANRLDRLVQEQARTVESILARTDDALARIQDITRDIRAITRDADDKVDRILAETEQLVTRTREEIEQTGASVREKLDLVDEFLDRSTSIATKIDEDKGTLGRLVNDSTLADNLEDITGDAKNFVRTLFGMETWVGLRSEFHYWPNETSNLFAGNHYVSVELRTRPDKFYLIEFNRGFRGAFPETELVVDPVTNDNGTTEFRRRVRIRDGTRITFQFGKRIGWASLRFGIKESSGGVGIDGQWFDDRLKVSADVFDTTFDALPRLKLTAAYSFFRHIYVIAGMDDVLNRHQVIQPEPQDAGGGFEGGIPIAFEDFHTGRSAFFGAYLQFNDLDLTALLTIGSGILMAAAE from the coding sequence GTGAAGAACCTATCGCAGGGCATCAAGGTCGGGATCCTCGTCCTCCTCATGACCGTCGGCTCCTACGGCGTGTGGAAGATGATCGGCAGGCGCGCCAGCGGCGGCGGCAGCTATGCGCTCGCCGCGCAGTTTCGCGACGCGTCGGGGTTGCCGATCGGATCGCGCGTGGTCATCGCCGGCCTGCCGGTCGGCGAAATCGCCGAACTGCAGATCCAGGGCCGGTACGCGCGCGTCGTCATGAAGCTGCGCGACGACCTGCGCGACAAGGTGTACGACAACGCCGTCGCGATGAAGAAGTCGTCGTCGCTGTTGGGCGACTACTACATCGAGATCGACCCCGGGACACCGACCTCGATCGATCCGGCCGGCGACCGGCGCACGCACGCGCCGCTGCCGGACGGCGCCGAGATCGAACGCGTGGTCGAGGCCACGTCGCCGGATGCGCTGATGCGCCGGATCGAGCAGTCGATGCCCAAGGTCGACGAGGTGCTCGTCTCCGTGCGCGACCTGAGCGAGGACGTCCGCGCCCTCGTCAACGGCCCGATCGCCTCGATGGCCAACCGCCTCGACCGGCTCGTGCAGGAGCAGGCGCGTACGGTCGAGAGCATCTTGGCGCGCACGGACGACGCGCTCGCGCGCATTCAGGACATCACCAGGGACATCCGCGCGATCACCCGCGACGCGGACGACAAGGTCGATCGGATTCTGGCCGAGACCGAACAGCTCGTGACCCGCACGCGCGAGGAGATCGAGCAGACCGGTGCGTCGGTGCGCGAGAAGCTCGATCTGGTCGACGAGTTTCTCGACCGGTCCACGTCGATCGCCACCAAGATCGACGAGGACAAGGGCACCCTCGGCCGCCTGGTCAACGACTCGACGCTCGCCGACAACCTCGAGGACATCACCGGCGACGCGAAGAACTTCGTGCGCACCCTGTTCGGCATGGAAACGTGGGTCGGGCTGCGCAGCGAGTTCCACTACTGGCCGAACGAGACCAGCAACCTGTTTGCCGGCAACCACTATGTGAGCGTCGAGTTGCGGACCCGGCCCGACAAGTTTTACCTCATCGAGTTCAACCGCGGCTTCCGCGGCGCGTTCCCGGAGACCGAACTGGTCGTCGACCCCGTGACCAACGACAACGGGACGACCGAGTTCCGTCGGCGCGTGCGCATCCGCGACGGCACGCGCATCACGTTCCAGTTCGGCAAGCGGATCGGCTGGGCGTCGCTGCGGTTCGGCATCAAGGAGTCGTCCGGCGGCGTCGGCATCGACGGCCAGTGGTTCGACGACCGGCTCAAGGTGTCGGCCGACGTGTTCGACACGACGTTCGACGCGCTGCCGCGGCTCAAGCTCACCGCCGCCTACTCGTTCTTCCGCCACATCTACGTGATCGCCGGGATGGACGACGTGCTGAACCGGCATCAGGTCATCCAGCCGGAGCCGCAAGATGCCGGGGGCGGCTTCGAGGGCGGAATTCCCATCGCGTTCGAGGACTTCCACACCGGGCGGAGCGCGTTTTTCGGCGCGTATCTGCAGTTCAACGACCTCGACCTGACCGCGCTGCTCACCATCGGTTCCGGCATCTTGATGGCCGCGGCCGAGTAG